The Chryseobacterium sp. 52 genome includes a region encoding these proteins:
- a CDS encoding response regulator produces the protein MKKKILIVDDDPRNIFALKLTLKSRGYQIESCTMAQEAIEILKEKPIDIVLMDMMMPEMDGYEAIKMIRNTPAISQISVIAVTAQAMPEDRQKCLDVGAQDYVSKPIDVDQLITAIEKIS, from the coding sequence ATGAAAAAGAAAATTTTGATTGTGGACGATGATCCACGTAATATATTCGCGCTTAAACTGACACTGAAATCACGGGGATATCAGATTGAAAGCTGCACAATGGCTCAGGAAGCTATAGAGATTTTAAAAGAAAAACCTATAGATATTGTCCTGATGGATATGATGATGCCCGAAATGGATGGATATGAAGCCATTAAAATGATAAGAAATACACCGGCTATCAGCCAGATTTCTGTGATTGCCGTTACCGCTCAGGCTATGCCGGAGGACCGTCAGAAATGTCTCGATGTAGGAGCTCAGGACTATGTGTCAAAACCCATAGATGTTGATCAGTTAATTACCGCTATCGAAAAAATATCATAA
- a CDS encoding CheR family methyltransferase yields MLEPSIVKDEEVEYLIKDVYEMYGYDFSEYSRASFKRRVNRICLIDRFTSFAELRYTVMNDPEYLKRFVEEITVNVTEMFRDPLFFKKLREKILPQLGTYPLIRIWVAGCSTGEEAYSMAILLKEANLYHKSLIYGTDLNPSVLETARSGVFPLQQMKLYSENYMLSGGKKDFSDYYTANYDSVKFDKSLQEKLILSTHNLVSDSSFNSFQLIICRNVLIYFDRELQERVFKLFDNSLENLGYLALGSKETLRFSKLDKVYHQIDDQRIWKKTEHM; encoded by the coding sequence ATGTTGGAACCAAGTATCGTAAAAGATGAAGAAGTTGAATACTTGATAAAAGATGTTTATGAGATGTATGGGTATGATTTTTCAGAGTATAGCAGAGCTTCATTCAAACGCAGGGTAAACCGGATTTGCCTGATTGACAGATTTACCAGCTTTGCAGAGCTTCGGTATACCGTTATGAATGATCCGGAATATCTGAAACGTTTTGTAGAAGAAATCACGGTGAATGTTACCGAAATGTTCCGTGACCCGCTTTTCTTTAAAAAACTCAGAGAAAAGATTTTGCCGCAGTTGGGAACTTATCCGCTCATCAGGATTTGGGTGGCAGGTTGTTCCACAGGTGAAGAAGCCTATTCAATGGCGATCCTGCTTAAAGAAGCCAATCTGTATCACAAATCACTGATTTACGGGACAGACTTGAATCCATCGGTTTTAGAAACTGCAAGGTCGGGCGTTTTTCCGCTGCAGCAGATGAAACTCTATTCCGAGAATTATATGCTGTCCGGAGGCAAAAAAGATTTTTCAGACTATTATACCGCCAATTATGACAGTGTGAAATTTGATAAAAGTTTACAGGAAAAGCTCATATTATCTACTCATAATCTGGTTTCAGACAGTTCTTTCAACAGTTTCCAACTGATCATCTGCAGAAATGTACTGATCTATTTTGACAGGGAATTGCAGGAACGCGTCTTTAAGCTTTTTGATAACAGTCTTGAAAATCTCGGCTATCTGGCCTTAGGTTCAAAAGAGACTTTAAGATTTTCGAAACTGGACAAAGTATATCATCAGATTGATGATCAGCGGATCTGGAAGAAAACAGAGCATATGTAA
- a CDS encoding Imm43 family immunity protein — MKDLFCLWSKPQKGVPIFLEAILKEEFDTKEPMAPKNYEWASVRGKKYANYPDSLWLICKEKLLLFDYYPFLNGFIVSNLFLSVINEFINSNDIETVSLNVISNKGEKITDKEYFFMRFIEKESIIDYENSKFLLEKDANVDFVKKMGFGIKKFEKLEINSVDKNIFIPNDTTFSKYIFCSEIVKEIMISKRLYGFDFIYYFELPMVYNERYL; from the coding sequence ATGAAAGACTTATTTTGCTTGTGGTCTAAACCTCAAAAAGGGGTTCCCATATTTTTAGAAGCAATACTAAAAGAGGAGTTTGATACTAAGGAGCCTATGGCTCCTAAAAACTATGAGTGGGCAAGTGTAAGGGGAAAGAAATACGCTAATTATCCGGATAGTCTTTGGCTTATTTGTAAAGAAAAGTTGCTTCTTTTTGATTATTATCCTTTTTTAAATGGTTTTATTGTTTCGAATTTATTTTTATCTGTAATAAACGAATTCATAAATTCCAATGATATTGAAACGGTATCCTTAAATGTAATTTCTAATAAAGGTGAAAAAATTACCGATAAAGAATATTTTTTTATGCGATTCATTGAAAAAGAATCAATTATAGACTATGAAAATTCAAAATTTTTACTTGAAAAGGATGCAAATGTTGATTTTGTAAAAAAGATGGGATTTGGTATAAAAAAATTCGAAAAGCTTGAAATTAATAGTGTCGATAAAAATATTTTTATTCCTAATGACACAACTTTTTCAAAGTATATCTTTTGCTCTGAAATTGTAAAGGAAATTATGATTAGTAAGAGACTTTATGGTTTTGATTTTATTTATTATTTCGAATTACCAATGGTTTATAACGAAAGATATTTATAA
- a CDS encoding serine hydrolase: MKNKVSLYITLIIGAMAVPVSAQTKSQLNNEISKVEAGLTPVVRFQGEPLWTIESRMKYYNVPGVSIAVIKNFKVIWSKAYGFADVESKTPATTQTLFQAGSMSKPMSAYAALAEVEAGKIDPDADVNAYLKSWKIPENAFTEKKKVSLKNIVSHTAGLTVSGFFGYEAGKPIPTLVQLLSGQSPSNSPAVFVDKLPGTSYRYGGGGYCVMQQMLIDIEGKDFVTIMNEKILLPLNMKKSTFIQPLPEAQSQWAATAYRADGTKVQGKYHTYPEMAPAGLWTTAEDYAKFVIDIQNTLSNKSHIVISQKMAEEFTTPFIDPFMGLGIFLENKNGQVYFSHGGDNDGFSNKFVGNKTSGDGIVIMTNTNKIPFIQELIRSVASVYEWPNFVAPVNKILPLSKDDFSNIGRYRNNKYGFYKIYRENGKLMTVSNAQTPAELIKIGKDQYALRNEEFTVQFVKNIKTGKKELVEVLYDKTIQSENAQMNDDEKTPLELILDGNFEKGTEAYRKARAQDSSHNFLSENFLNNTGYSLLQQKDLTKAIDIFRLNTLLYPKSENAYDSLGEAYLSAGQKDKARESYLKVLEINPKNGNAISVLKTL, translated from the coding sequence ATGAAGAACAAGGTTTCTCTTTATATCACGCTCATTATTGGAGCAATGGCAGTCCCGGTATCTGCTCAGACAAAGTCTCAGTTAAACAATGAAATTTCTAAAGTAGAAGCAGGATTAACGCCTGTAGTTCGTTTTCAGGGTGAACCACTCTGGACTATAGAATCCCGGATGAAGTATTACAATGTTCCCGGCGTCAGCATTGCGGTCATTAAAAACTTCAAAGTGATCTGGAGCAAGGCATACGGCTTTGCAGATGTAGAATCTAAAACTCCGGCCACTACCCAGACACTGTTTCAGGCCGGGTCTATGAGCAAACCAATGAGTGCTTATGCTGCATTGGCAGAAGTGGAAGCAGGGAAAATAGATCCGGATGCTGATGTGAATGCCTATTTGAAATCCTGGAAAATTCCGGAAAATGCATTCACAGAAAAGAAAAAAGTCAGTCTCAAAAATATAGTCAGTCATACAGCTGGTCTTACCGTAAGTGGATTCTTTGGGTATGAAGCAGGAAAACCTATTCCGACACTGGTTCAGCTGTTGAGTGGACAAAGTCCCTCCAATTCACCTGCCGTTTTTGTCGATAAACTTCCCGGAACATCTTACCGATACGGAGGCGGTGGATATTGTGTCATGCAGCAGATGCTTATCGACATAGAAGGAAAAGACTTTGTTACCATTATGAATGAAAAAATACTTTTGCCGCTCAATATGAAAAAAAGTACTTTCATTCAGCCTCTGCCCGAAGCTCAGTCTCAATGGGCAGCTACGGCCTACAGGGCGGATGGAACTAAAGTTCAGGGTAAATATCATACCTACCCAGAAATGGCCCCTGCCGGCCTGTGGACCACTGCTGAAGATTATGCAAAGTTTGTTATTGATATTCAGAATACGCTGAGCAATAAAAGTCATATTGTGATTTCTCAAAAAATGGCAGAAGAATTTACGACACCTTTTATTGATCCGTTTATGGGACTAGGGATCTTTCTTGAAAATAAAAACGGCCAGGTTTACTTCAGCCACGGAGGAGATAATGATGGCTTTTCCAACAAATTTGTTGGAAATAAAACCAGCGGTGACGGAATTGTTATTATGACCAACACCAACAAAATTCCATTTATTCAGGAACTGATCCGTTCCGTTGCATCAGTGTATGAATGGCCCAATTTTGTGGCTCCGGTCAATAAAATTTTACCTTTAAGTAAAGATGATTTTAGTAATATCGGGCGTTACAGGAATAATAAATACGGTTTTTATAAAATTTATCGTGAAAACGGAAAGTTAATGACTGTAAGCAATGCACAGACTCCGGCAGAATTGATTAAAATCGGAAAAGATCAGTACGCGCTGCGCAATGAAGAATTTACAGTACAGTTTGTAAAAAATATCAAAACAGGTAAAAAAGAGCTGGTAGAAGTCCTTTATGATAAGACCATTCAGTCGGAAAACGCACAGATGAATGATGATGAAAAAACACCGTTAGAATTGATTCTGGACGGTAATTTTGAAAAAGGAACCGAGGCCTACCGTAAGGCCCGGGCTCAGGACAGCAGTCATAATTTCCTCTCTGAAAATTTTCTTAATAATACAGGGTACTCACTACTTCAGCAAAAAGACCTCACCAAAGCCATTGATATCTTCCGTTTGAATACTTTATTGTATCCTAAAAGCGAAAATGCCTACGACAGCTTAGGAGAAGCCTATCTGAGTGCCGGGCAAAAAGATAAGGCCAGAGAAAGTTACCTTAAAGTGTTGGAAATAAACCCTAAAAACGGAAATGCCATCAGCGTTTTAAAAACATTATAG
- a CDS encoding helix-turn-helix transcriptional regulator, with product MEKDNPTIPNVLKNLAHSLGVEIGHRTLWIPPKFGHGYCSGFIFNEHIRMLISNYELNEDVILENPDFNTAKRMIFFKFQNIFPDTDPLSTEKQVRGIPSVLIATSRINTDHMISIHSNTSTINIEMDADYLNALFYTSEKSPVLQSLLQNSHPYLFEQMMHPSLQKIVDEILSETIDENFELFFLRIKAEELICRLLMELEKRDEKRLYVLNSQDIGTIYKVREHILEHLEIPPVIGKLAEESGMSPTKLKRLFKQIFGDSIFRYYQQFRIQKASLLLKEKKYSVSEVGYMLGFTNLSHFSKIFHEHIGMKPKQYAMM from the coding sequence ATGGAAAAAGACAATCCTACCATACCAAATGTTCTTAAAAATCTAGCCCATTCATTGGGGGTAGAAATAGGGCACAGAACACTATGGATTCCCCCGAAATTTGGCCATGGATATTGTAGTGGTTTTATTTTTAATGAACATATCAGGATGCTTATTAGTAATTACGAGCTGAACGAAGATGTCATACTTGAAAATCCGGATTTCAATACAGCTAAAAGAATGATCTTTTTTAAATTTCAGAATATCTTTCCTGATACAGACCCATTATCAACAGAAAAACAGGTCAGAGGTATACCTTCCGTTTTAATTGCGACCAGCCGCATCAACACAGATCATATGATCTCTATTCACTCCAACACCTCTACCATCAACATTGAGATGGATGCAGATTACCTCAATGCATTATTTTATACATCAGAGAAATCACCCGTTCTGCAAAGTCTGCTTCAGAATAGCCATCCTTATCTTTTTGAGCAAATGATGCATCCTTCTTTGCAGAAAATTGTTGACGAAATTCTGTCCGAAACTATAGATGAAAACTTTGAGCTGTTTTTTCTGAGAATCAAGGCCGAAGAACTCATTTGCAGATTATTGATGGAACTGGAAAAGCGCGATGAAAAACGTCTTTATGTTTTAAATAGTCAGGATATAGGAACCATTTATAAAGTGAGAGAACACATCCTTGAACATTTGGAAATTCCACCCGTTATTGGAAAACTGGCAGAGGAATCAGGGATGAGCCCCACTAAACTGAAACGTTTATTCAAACAGATTTTCGGGGACAGTATTTTTAGATATTACCAGCAATTCAGAATACAGAAAGCTTCTCTCCTGTTGAAAGAAAAAAAGTATTCTGTTTCAGAAGTAGGGTATATGTTAGGCTTTACCAACCTGAGCCATTTTTCAAAGATATTTCATGAGCATATTGGAATGAAGCCTAAACAGTATGCAATGATGTAA
- a CDS encoding FAD-dependent oxidoreductase: MLLKNKKTAIIGAGPAGLMLAKLLQQNGAEVTVYERDKDSHTRIWGGTLDLHKDSGQKAMKKAGLLESYYALALPMGIIMADEQGKPFFTHPITSENQYDNPEINRNILRKMLLDSLAEDTVVWDRKCTGLEVLNGKWLLRFDNNTQATADFVIGANGGMSTIRSYVTDAEVENTGTVIIHGDIPNPEVNCPEFYQLCNGKRLMAAYEGNLLIVNPNNNGTLMYGVIFKQPEDYGASFQDTDIIRKLLLERFTDWDELYKGLFRSTSSFRSLPTRKFSLDQPWKKNRPLPVTLIGDAAHLMPPFAGQGVNTGLMDALILSEKLISGNYETPDSAIESYEEEMFKYAREAQLASSRNEIEMREPGFSFEQLIVK, from the coding sequence ATGTTACTTAAAAATAAAAAAACAGCCATCATCGGTGCAGGGCCTGCTGGTCTTATGCTGGCTAAATTATTACAACAAAATGGTGCAGAGGTAACCGTTTACGAAAGAGATAAAGACTCACATACCAGAATCTGGGGTGGGACGCTTGATTTACATAAAGATTCCGGACAGAAAGCCATGAAAAAGGCAGGTTTGCTGGAAAGTTATTATGCTTTGGCTTTACCGATGGGAATTATCATGGCCGATGAACAGGGAAAACCGTTCTTCACCCACCCTATTACTTCTGAAAATCAATATGACAATCCTGAAATCAATAGAAATATTCTAAGGAAAATGCTGCTGGACAGCTTAGCTGAAGATACAGTAGTCTGGGACAGAAAATGTACTGGACTTGAAGTTCTTAATGGAAAATGGCTCTTACGTTTCGATAATAACACGCAGGCAACAGCAGATTTTGTGATTGGAGCCAATGGCGGAATGTCTACAATAAGATCCTATGTTACGGATGCAGAAGTAGAAAATACCGGAACGGTCATTATTCACGGAGATATTCCTAATCCTGAAGTCAACTGCCCTGAATTTTATCAATTATGCAATGGTAAAAGACTCATGGCTGCTTATGAAGGTAATTTATTAATTGTTAATCCCAACAACAATGGTACGTTAATGTATGGCGTTATTTTTAAACAACCTGAAGATTATGGAGCAAGCTTTCAGGATACGGACATCATCCGTAAGCTGCTTTTAGAGAGGTTTACTGACTGGGATGAGCTTTACAAAGGTTTATTTCGTTCTACCTCATCTTTCCGGAGCCTTCCAACAAGAAAATTTTCACTGGATCAACCATGGAAAAAAAACCGACCTCTTCCGGTAACTCTCATTGGAGATGCAGCTCATCTGATGCCTCCTTTTGCGGGTCAGGGAGTGAATACCGGCCTTATGGACGCCCTGATCTTATCTGAAAAACTGATTTCCGGAAATTATGAAACTCCGGATTCCGCTATTGAAAGCTATGAGGAGGAAATGTTTAAGTATGCCCGTGAAGCACAACTTGCATCAAGCAGAAACGAAATAGAGATGCGTGAGCCTGGTTTTTCTTTCGAGCAGTTGATTGTAAAATAA
- a CDS encoding response regulator, protein MILIVDDNQSNLFSLKKLLESKDFQVDTAASGEEALGKALKNNYALIILDVQMPGMDGFEVAETLADYSKTKEVPIIFLSAVSTEKKFITRGYASGGKDYVTKPVDPEILLLKVKTFYNLQEQNLAMKKTQQSLELEVKGRRESQVTMKSQIDHFQLMLESLPQIAFTLNEDGNIEFVNLKWFQYSDTDVDFPEVHPDDLNIREEFDRCKKKNKALELEVRIKNVDSGDYRYHLLRITPVNDGNGIKNWVGTFTDIDDQKKVEKEKDEFLSIASHELKTPLTSIKAYVQLLDRKLKLDQQSAEAGFMIKVQSQIEKLNTLITDLLDVSKIENGKLKINRKPTSLESVISNAVETILQTHDENKVRIERHGIKPEILIPLDEIRIEQVLINFLTNAIKYSPQNNQVIVTTFVDEEKQEVIVNVTDFGIGIPDFKQEAVFRKFYRVEESSLQFQGMGIGLFICSEIIKQHYGNIGVSSKIGEGSTFYFTLPLN, encoded by the coding sequence ATGATCTTAATTGTTGATGATAACCAAAGTAATCTTTTTTCACTGAAGAAATTGCTGGAATCTAAAGATTTTCAGGTAGATACAGCCGCTTCGGGAGAAGAGGCATTAGGAAAAGCCTTAAAAAATAATTATGCACTGATTATTTTGGATGTACAGATGCCGGGGATGGATGGATTTGAAGTGGCTGAAACACTCGCAGACTACAGCAAGACAAAAGAAGTTCCCATTATATTTTTATCGGCAGTAAGTACTGAGAAAAAATTTATTACCCGGGGATATGCTTCAGGCGGAAAAGATTATGTGACGAAGCCGGTAGATCCTGAAATTCTGTTGCTTAAAGTTAAAACATTTTATAACCTTCAGGAGCAGAATCTTGCCATGAAAAAGACCCAGCAGAGTCTGGAGCTTGAGGTTAAAGGCAGACGGGAATCACAGGTTACCATGAAATCCCAGATCGATCATTTTCAGCTGATGCTGGAATCCCTGCCGCAGATTGCATTTACACTTAATGAAGACGGAAATATAGAGTTTGTCAACCTTAAATGGTTTCAATACTCAGATACAGATGTGGATTTCCCTGAAGTTCATCCTGATGATCTCAATATCAGAGAGGAATTTGACCGTTGCAAAAAAAAGAACAAAGCACTCGAACTGGAGGTTAGAATAAAAAATGTAGATTCCGGAGATTACCGCTATCATCTTTTACGCATAACGCCTGTGAATGACGGAAATGGTATTAAAAATTGGGTAGGAACCTTTACCGATATTGATGATCAGAAAAAAGTTGAAAAAGAAAAAGACGAATTTCTGAGCATTGCCAGCCATGAACTGAAAACACCACTCACCAGTATAAAAGCTTACGTTCAGCTGCTGGACCGTAAATTAAAACTCGATCAGCAAAGTGCAGAAGCCGGATTTATGATCAAAGTTCAGAGTCAGATTGAAAAACTGAATACGTTGATTACAGATCTTCTTGATGTTTCGAAAATAGAAAACGGTAAGCTTAAAATCAACAGAAAACCCACGAGTCTTGAAAGTGTCATCAGCAACGCTGTTGAAACTATATTACAGACCCATGACGAAAATAAAGTAAGAATAGAGCGACACGGTATAAAGCCGGAGATTCTCATTCCCTTAGATGAAATACGCATAGAGCAGGTCCTGATCAATTTCCTGACCAACGCTATCAAATATTCTCCACAAAATAACCAGGTCATCGTTACCACGTTTGTAGATGAAGAAAAACAGGAAGTAATAGTCAATGTTACAGATTTTGGAATAGGAATTCCTGATTTTAAACAGGAAGCTGTATTCCGCAAATTTTACCGGGTAGAAGAATCTTCACTGCAGTTCCAGGGAATGGGGATCGGACTGTTTATTTGTTCGGAAATCATCAAACAGCACTACGGAAACATCGGTGTATCAAGCAAAATAGGGGAAGGTTCTACGTTCTATTTCACTTTACCTTTAAATTAA
- a CDS encoding response regulator has translation MPKKIIRNLQFGVGLSLLILIASSVASYLSIQNQMDHRESLSKSRKSITAVKDVLVALLDAETGNRGYQLTGKEAFLEPYNRSLTEFTKAIERAKVLDISDRNQVERLNALEKNVDSNVDNLKQFVQNRRNGIVMTQQQILLSKSYMDKCRQIVYDFVQYEETQLEIKNKDLNRSSGTTVLFIVLSAIAAVVVTVFFYFKLRADLIRRDKLEKELRTKDLEISRRVSAIQKIATRVANGDYSQKVVDNSEDDLGDLVDSLNHMTDSLEKSFDKINKSDWRQKGLALLNESLVGNKSVKEVSDESLNQLVGYGKCINGALYLFDEGTLKLSAAFGLESTMKKTFEPGEGMVGQAFTNEKMQVYNSLHENDFVASFASSRIKINGILLAPIHADGHSIGVIELGSGSDFDEDRINYFDECSRNIGIALNAAKGREKEQQLLEETQAQSEELQVQHSELENLNTELEAQTQKLQASEEELKVQQEELMQANAELEERSRLLEERNHMIAQRNGEIQKKVEELALSTKYKSEFLANMSHELRTPLNSILLLSRLMAENPDENLNEDQVESAKVIQSSGSSLLTLIDEILDLAKIESGKMTLEYQDVVVNDVIRDLKSLFNPIIQEKKIKFDIQVEEEVEKIIETDRLRVDQVLRNLLSNAIKFTSEGDISLHITKDTENKDFIIFSVKDTGIGIPEEKQAIIFEAFQQADGSTRRRFGGTGLGLSISREIARLLGGELTLKSKVNEGSEFSLIIPVKALSEAVQHDNDQHLVDIIREDVEEIQNILEDTETVLHLENLEIPEDVDDDRDGITAEDKVILIVEDDINFAKALLKYTRMNHYKGVVVVRGDYALSAAVQYHPQAILLDVQLPVKDGWKVMDELKANSATKHIPVHMMSVLQLERESLMKGAIDFINKPLALDKMTDVFKKIEDALQMSPQKVLIVEHNAKHAKALSYYLSNFNISLSVENNVEDSVKALTSDHIDCVILDVGDSKSSEYKVIESIKSYEGLENLPIIIFTEHSLSKSEELKIKQYADSIVVKTAHSYERILDEVGLFLHLVEEKNNSVETARNKVLGSLTEVLSGKKILITDDDVRNIFSLTKALEKYKVEVVVAMDGKHALEQIKEHKDIDVILMDMMMPEMDGYETIKEIRKMPMFTRLPIIAITAKSMIGDREKCIVAGASDYISKPVDIDQLLSLLRVWLYES, from the coding sequence ATGCCAAAAAAAATAATCAGAAATCTTCAGTTTGGGGTAGGATTATCTTTACTGATCTTAATTGCAAGTTCCGTTGCATCCTATCTGAGTATTCAAAACCAGATGGATCATCGCGAAAGCCTCTCTAAAAGCCGGAAGTCAATAACTGCGGTAAAAGATGTTCTCGTTGCTTTATTAGATGCTGAAACAGGAAACAGAGGCTATCAGCTTACAGGAAAAGAAGCTTTTTTAGAGCCTTACAACCGAAGTTTAACCGAGTTTACCAAAGCTATAGAGCGGGCAAAAGTTTTAGATATTTCAGATAGAAATCAGGTTGAACGTTTAAATGCCTTAGAAAAAAATGTTGACAGTAATGTTGATAATTTAAAGCAGTTTGTACAGAACAGACGAAACGGTATTGTGATGACACAGCAGCAGATCTTGCTGAGTAAGAGCTATATGGACAAGTGCCGCCAGATCGTTTATGATTTTGTACAATATGAAGAAACCCAGCTTGAAATTAAAAATAAAGATCTCAACCGTTCATCAGGAACCACCGTTCTTTTTATTGTTCTTTCAGCAATAGCAGCGGTAGTCGTCACTGTTTTTTTCTATTTTAAACTAAGGGCAGACTTGATCCGCAGAGATAAACTGGAAAAAGAACTACGGACTAAAGATCTGGAAATCAGCAGACGGGTAAGTGCTATTCAGAAGATAGCCACCAGAGTTGCGAATGGAGATTACAGTCAGAAAGTAGTTGATAATTCGGAGGATGACCTTGGAGATCTGGTAGATTCATTAAATCATATGACCGATTCACTGGAGAAATCTTTTGATAAAATCAATAAAAGCGACTGGCGTCAGAAAGGTCTTGCCCTGCTGAATGAATCTTTAGTAGGAAACAAATCCGTGAAAGAAGTTTCTGATGAGTCTTTAAACCAGCTTGTAGGGTATGGAAAGTGCATCAACGGTGCTCTCTATTTATTTGATGAAGGAACACTGAAACTGAGTGCAGCTTTCGGTTTGGAAAGCACTATGAAAAAAACTTTCGAACCGGGAGAAGGAATGGTAGGGCAGGCCTTTACAAATGAAAAAATGCAGGTTTATAATAGCCTTCATGAAAATGATTTCGTAGCCAGTTTTGCCAGCAGCAGAATAAAAATTAACGGCATATTGTTAGCCCCAATTCATGCAGACGGACACAGCATCGGCGTAATCGAATTAGGCTCAGGTTCAGATTTTGATGAAGATAGAATTAATTATTTTGATGAATGCAGCAGGAATATCGGAATCGCTTTAAATGCAGCAAAAGGCCGCGAAAAAGAACAGCAGCTATTGGAAGAAACCCAGGCTCAGTCAGAGGAACTTCAGGTACAGCATTCTGAACTTGAAAACCTGAATACCGAACTGGAAGCCCAAACCCAAAAATTACAGGCATCAGAAGAAGAGCTTAAAGTTCAGCAGGAAGAACTGATGCAGGCCAATGCCGAACTGGAAGAACGCTCAAGACTTCTGGAAGAAAGAAACCACATGATTGCCCAGAGAAACGGCGAGATCCAGAAAAAAGTAGAAGAACTTGCTTTAAGCACAAAATATAAATCTGAGTTTTTGGCCAATATGTCCCACGAACTGAGAACGCCATTGAATTCCATCCTTCTTCTTTCCAGATTAATGGCCGAAAACCCTGATGAAAACCTCAATGAAGATCAGGTAGAATCCGCCAAAGTGATTCAGAGCTCAGGAAGCAGCCTGCTCACCCTTATTGATGAGATTTTAGATCTCGCAAAAATAGAATCAGGTAAAATGACCCTTGAGTATCAGGATGTTGTTGTCAATGATGTGATCAGAGACCTGAAAAGTCTGTTTAATCCAATTATTCAGGAAAAGAAAATCAAATTTGATATTCAGGTAGAAGAAGAGGTGGAAAAAATCATTGAGACAGACAGACTTCGCGTAGATCAGGTACTGCGAAACCTTTTGTCCAATGCCATCAAGTTTACGTCAGAAGGGGATATCAGCTTACATATTACAAAAGATACTGAAAACAAAGATTTCATTATTTTCAGTGTAAAAGATACAGGAATCGGGATTCCGGAAGAAAAGCAGGCCATCATTTTTGAAGCATTTCAACAGGCAGACGGTTCTACACGCCGCAGATTTGGCGGTACAGGATTAGGGCTGTCCATAAGCCGTGAAATTGCAAGACTGCTTGGAGGAGAATTAACCCTGAAAAGTAAAGTCAATGAAGGAAGTGAATTCAGCCTCATTATCCCTGTAAAAGCACTTTCTGAAGCCGTTCAGCATGACAATGACCAACATTTGGTGGATATCATTCGTGAAGATGTTGAAGAAATTCAGAATATTTTAGAAGATACAGAAACCGTATTACACTTAGAAAACTTAGAAATTCCCGAAGATGTAGATGATGACCGTGACGGAATTACAGCAGAAGATAAAGTGATATTAATTGTAGAAGATGATATCAATTTTGCAAAAGCACTCCTCAAATATACCCGCATGAATCATTACAAAGGAGTAGTGGTTGTAAGGGGTGATTATGCTTTATCTGCAGCGGTTCAGTACCATCCGCAGGCTATTTTACTGGATGTTCAGCTGCCTGTAAAAGATGGCTGGAAGGTAATGGATGAGCTTAAAGCCAATTCTGCCACCAAACATATTCCGGTGCATATGATGTCCGTGCTTCAGCTTGAAAGAGAAAGTTTAATGAAAGGAGCTATTGATTTCATTAATAAACCATTGGCTCTGGATAAAATGACCGACGTTTTCAAAAAAATTGAAGATGCCCTTCAGATGTCCCCGCAAAAGGTCTTAATTGTAGAGCACAATGCTAAACATGCCAAAGCGCTGTCCTACTATCTGAGCAATTTCAATATCTCTTTATCCGTAGAGAATAATGTAGAAGACAGTGTGAAAGCCCTGACTTCAGACCATATTGATTGCGTGATTTTAGATGTTGGAGATTCAAAAAGCAGTGAGTACAAAGTTATTGAATCCATTAAAAGCTATGAAGGACTGGAAAATCTGCCGATCATTATTTTTACAGAACACAGTTTATCCAAATCCGAAGAACTGAAGATCAAGCAGTATGCAGACTCCATTGTTGTAAAAACAGCGCATTCTTATGAAAGAATTTTAGATGAAGTCGGTTTATTCTTACATTTGGTGGAAGAAAAAAACAACTCTGTTGAGACGGCAAGGAACAAAGTTTTAGGATCACTGACGGAAGTTTTAAGCGGTAAAAAAATATTAATTACCGATGATGATGTCCGCAATATCTTCTCTTTGACCAAAGCCTTGGAAAAATATAAAGTTGAGGTGGTTGTCGCCATGGATGGAAAACATGCCCTGGAGCAGATTAAAGAACATAAAGACATAGACGTTATTCTCATGGACATGATGATGCCGGAAATGGACGGGTATGAAACCATAAAAGAGATCAGAAAGATGCCAATGTTCACAAGGCTGCCCATTATTGCAATCACAGCAAAATCCATGATCGGAGACCGTGAAAAATGCATTGTGGCAGGAGCTTCAGATTATATCTCAAAACCTGTAGATATTGATCAGTTATTGTCTTTACTGCGTGTATGGTTATATGAAAGTTAA